The following proteins come from a genomic window of Miscanthus floridulus cultivar M001 chromosome 2, ASM1932011v1, whole genome shotgun sequence:
- the LOC136537045 gene encoding uncharacterized protein translates to MEVAPGVSASSPAPLGRGGEMDPGPTVACSGAKADTPEARALGKRAISLVGSAAVVEQVAVEATPPPLQRTEGAPRSAEDRPAPMDTEATPLPPPPPLRMRLIFLSRKRPAGDLPLEPLKALKASPGSSAHWVAEAQAAIHRNAASARVDLKEPATQGGAAEAAPTPTREGSLPSRGGEAHESDGASVPLVAEAPGISEAEATEDRAPKAAETTVAVAGVSASSEATMAEAGAPEITTAVVMVAGPSVQEAEMKAVEASVAPLA, encoded by the exons atggaggtggcgcccggggtgtcggcaagcagcccggcacccctgGGAAGGGGAGGAGAAATGGACCCGGGGCCGACGGTTGCCTGCTCtggggccaaggccgacacgcccgaggcgcgggcgttaggcaaacgtgCCATCAGCCTGgtaggctcggcggccgtggtggagcaggtggcggtggaggcgacgccaccgcccctgcagaggaccgaaggggcgccgaggtccgctgaagaccgaccggcgccgatggatacagAGGCGACGCCTCTACCGCCACCTCCGCCGctgcggatgag gttaattttccttagtcggaagcggcctgcgggcGACCTTCCCTTGgagccccttaaggcgcttaaggcaagccccggctcctccgcccactgggtggcggaggcgcaagccgccatccACCGCaacgcggcgtcggcgagggtcgacctaaaagaaccggccacccaaggaggggctgccgaggcggcccctacaccgaCGAGAGAGGGATCGCTCCCATCCCgcgggggcgaggctcacgagtcggatggggccagcgtgcccttggttgccgaggcccccgggatctctgaggctgaggcgacggaggacaGGGCGCCCAAGGCCGCCGAGACCACGGTGGCCGTGGCTGGTGTTTCTGCGTCCTctgaggccacgatggcagaggccggagcccccgagatcaccaCGGCCGTCGTAATGGTGGCGGGGCCATCcgtccaggaggcggagatgaaggcggtggaggcctcggtggcgcccttggctTAG